The DNA segment CATCGCTTGATTGTGTTCAAGGCATCTCTATAATAGACACGCGAATTGTTTAACAACTCACACGAAATGcggtattgttttttgtttcaaattgTTGTCAAAATCAACTTCATgctaaaaaagtataaattcaTTATTGAAGTGACCAATATCGAGCAAATCTCTGACTGTCAAATTAATAgttctttttaataacatataagtgtaaaaaagaattatggattatttaaatattttcttaaaatttgttatattattacaaataatatcttcaaaaattatttgtcaaattatGGTTGGCAAATCAGGTTGATAGGGAATTtgcatatattataataatatgtggCAAACCCCAGTTGAACCACCTGATATCATCACCTCGACACGAAAATAAGTAATCTCAACTCATGAAGAATCATATTTCTTCTCTTGAGGCAGATACGTTTAAGTATTATTGTAAATccgattaacaaaaaaaacccgcgttttttaattttcttttttattatatacgcGCACGCTTGGTTTGCCAGCCAGTAAAGTTTTCAATCGATCTCTttgattgatatatatttcacaatcaacattccaaattcaaatccCTGTGAAATAATCCCCGTTTACATAAAACGcctcttttttaaaattgtgtgtTATTTAGTACTAAAttcgttaaattttttattatctattcaAAGCAATAAAACGTAAATGACTTTTTTCAAGGCGCAttcttataaatgtaatttaattaaatatactaagCACTTAAGTAACGTTAAAGAACGATCATAGGTCACTTCTTCCAGCCACGCCAGATGGAAGCAATGGCCGAAGTTACGAGAGAGGTCGCTGGAGGCGTGCTGCTCATTTCTTCCACCTGGAAATTAAAGACAGGCATTGGAATACAGATGCCTTCGTGGCCACTCCGTTACTATAGTTAcgaataaattttcataaaaaaacatcgttATCATGGTAACACAcattcgttttataataaggcCAATTGCAGTTTTAGtcttttgtagtttttttaacaGTCAGGTactagataaaatatttatatatatatatatatatatatatatatatattatttattttcgtcattgtaactttattttatgaattaaaaaaaaaaacgaaatgaTGACGCATTCTTTTTGAATCGACTAGAGATGCGTTTCTTTATAATGGAATCGTATTtcgtttttctatataaaaacaaacagtggcgctacaatcttttataGTCTTGGCCTCTGATTTCTGTATCcatttcatgatcgtttgctTTTTCTAAAAggctagtaggtgatcagtcgtCTGTGCCTGTCTcgtgccgtcgactttttgggtttaaggcgtTTTCCattaccgtacgagcgagttcATACTAGTTTAATTATGCGCATTAGACTTACCTTAAGTCCGATGAAGGACCGGGGTGGAACGTACGACCTCAAAGATGAGAGTGGCCCGCCAAAAGGCCAACACTTCTTTTTTAATGCTAACCGAAAACTATACTAAAATTCATtgtaaagataatattaatttcacacCTGCTCGTTTTCCGGCCAATGCAGATGTTCTGGTTCTGCGTCTTCCCCTTCCTCACCTCCGCTGCCCCCACCGCACTCTTCCCTTCCCTCTTCTTCCCACAAATCCTCCCACTGCGCTTGCACACTGTCGGACCTACTCCATGGCTCTActctatagaaaaaaatctgtatttaatgaatatttcgTAAAGTTTTGCCCTTATCGGCGATATATAGAACGGTCTTTGCGGAAAGAGAACCGGCGGATACATTACACGTAATttcatagtaatttttttttataaaatattatcatcaCCGTCGAACTATAATAACGTAAAGCCCACCAAAATAGTGTGCagcatatttgtttaaaaacatgttGTGGCAAACTATAGCAGAACACGTACCAAGCAGGTATCAGGTTTGGCTTGTCTCCACCGGCAATGCTGTGTGTAACTTTTGTGAGCGCACAGTGTTGCACAATTGACTGTGAAGATTTTCTGCCGACGGGCAGGAAAATGTGTTACAGCCTGTGTTATTATGTTGAGCGCGAACAATTCAATGTTTTCGCTTTGGTAGCGCAATCAAGACTGAGGTCGCGAACGTACGCTATACGATACGCGCTGAATATTTACGCACCATTTGTTAATGTTTGCTGAAGTGAGTCgaccaaaataaatatttgtgcgTTTACAGCGTACGCTGTTCAACACTGTGCAGCACAGTTCAGCACATTGGTGAAACAATCGTACCTGTACAGTGAAAACTCCCACCACGACTTTATTTCCACACTCTTCGAAATgtatcttaaaatatctttgtctccaattgtaatttaattattatatatacttagtgGCAGGAATAACTTTGTCACTGTGTTTCAGCGTATGAAGTCATCGCAGTACTTCGTAGGTACAGATTGTAATTGTCGAGATGTATAACCTAAGGTGctatttacaaattacataGACTATCTTTTCTCATACCTAATGTTATTCTTAACTGGGACGAAGAACGTTAAAGTATCCGTCTGGATAGCTGTCTAGCTAATAAATAGACGGATGACGAAATGTGAAAAGTAGACTGCATAAGTCgtagttagtaaaatataatgacgtcTTACTTGGAATTCACCGAAATAGtatgaaaatgaataaaatccaaaatgaaTGTTCGGGTTCGGGGTTTCTAATCTATTGGTTTTGTTTTGTGCGCGTGTTTGCATACAATACACTCGGGCAAACGCGCCACTGTAAGTAAGAAGTTTTTGCATTTCCCTTGCGTTTGAGTTGTAGAGATTCcactgtattataattattacaagttCGATAATGCTAACCTCCCAATAGCAGGATCATCGGCGGCGGCGGCTAAGGCTATAGCATGCAACGCCGCAAGACCGCGCGCGCTGCGTTCGGCACGGATTTGTGCGCGTGCGCACACCGCGCCGCCCGACAGGCGCAGGCGACGACACACGCCACGACGGGACCCACTGTATGCCTCCACACATTCACTGTAAAACGACTACATATTAACGCGAGTACTACACGTTTCAatgaaagaaatttaaaaaattcatattatgACTATATATGACTTAACTATAGttcatataatttgtttagttCACACATGCTTTCCGAAAGATGTATAGTTGTGACCGTTCATTTCGAAATACGCCCAAAGAGCGCTTTAAAGTTTCAGCATTCAACGATTTAATTTATCTCCCGTGTCACcttaaaccaaattttttCGTTCCCTTTTTATTACAGTAcgatagaatttatttttcatacggCCTAAAAAACCCGATGACTTCCTTCCTTtaaaaaacagaaattaaTCGGCCCGAAGTCCTTTAATATGTTTGACTTACTCCTtagtaatcaaaatatatgcACGAATTTCTAAAAatcaaaaaacataaataaatgtagaattatacaataactaaatttaaacatgCTAAAGGTGtatcaataacaattaaaagaaaaatgtcgAATTACCTAAGCGAAACTGCATGCGGCAGCCTAACGTCAAGGGTCCAGGCGAGTAAGGCCGTTAGCTGGGCACACAAACCTAATGCAGCCGTAGCGCGGTGCGCGGCAACCATCGACGGAGCACTTGCAACACAAGCCTCCTTGTTTTGATTCACTGTAAATTTAcgtaaaaacatatttctgaaagtttttactaataagaATGAACAAAAGGAAAACGATGTCGCGTTCTGTTTGATTGTGTTTGTTCAGCAGCATGACTAAATTGCATATAGTCAATAATTCCTTATCCATCTTGCATAGTTGTAAGATTTTGATAAATGGGTGAGTTGGAAACTTGTGCTTGAATAGCTTCAGTTGTTGTTTACATTAAAAGTATGgtatcaaaaaattataatacctGAGATCTGAATGTGTGAGTCGTCTCCATCGATATCAATATAAGGAGCCACAATATGGAGCTGAGGTCTAGGCGGAGGCTCCTGCTCTGCATCATTACCCACAAACTCCATATCTTCTATACTATCACTGAAAAACATATTACAGGCACTATAAACCTCAACATCATATAATTACTTTTGTAAGGTGTTATAGTATTTGCAAGGACTAGTTAGGCATTAATTTGTGTACAGTGTAATAAGTATTTGCTCCTATTTCATTGTGTCTAGTGCTGATAGTGGccaaaattgaaatttatttatcaacaacTTATGTTGATAaagtaaaatagtttaaacatGTGGAGCATGGTGTAGCagtaacaaacattttataaaaacatcttGGCAACATTTGGCTATAAGCTAGAGCTGATTTCTGAATCTAGATTcagtaaaattgatatttgtattattgaaGGCAGTTTCCAAGTTCTTATTTTCAAGGAACTAACCAATTCAATAAATCAGGATCTTATTTATAGACTGTATACTATGATATTGTTACCTGGGATCGTAACTTATGTATACAGGAAAAATGTATCTATTAAGTTGCCGTATTCTAGACCTGCGTAACTCAGCCAAGTCTTGGGCTTGTTCATTATATGTGTTGATCCTTTTCTGTACATCAAACTGTTGTTTCTGTGCATGTTCTCCTAAACTTGCAACTCTTTTTTGATACCTAGGTAACTTAAGCCTCAAttctttattactattttctaATTCAATCAGTTTTTCTTTTAGCACCTTAACATTATTTCTCCGTTGATCAATAGCTAAACGTAAAAGTTCTAACTTATCCTTTGATCTTTTAGTTTCTGTGACTAGTACATCTTTCTTTAATTTAGGTGTCAGCAACTTATCACAAATGTCCAAAATATGTTGTCGATTAACTTTTAATCGCATTATCTTTGCTTGTTTGTCTGCAAAtctggaataaaaatacaacaacCATTACTTTTGCAGTAACAAAGATTTGAGCTATATAATAAAAGGTTaatcacttttattaattaaaaaaggtaaCACAAGGATGAAGcttcatgtaaataaattgctaataaaaaaatatattaatttcaccTGTCTGAGTAAGGCAATGATGAGTGAACAAAATTTCCATTTCTTACACAATCTGCGCAATAAAAGTTTCGTTTCACAGTAAAGCAAAGAGGGCACTTTGTGTAGTGACCGTCACTCTCAATAGAAGACACTCTAAAATCGCGGGGAGCTTGGTTTTCAGATAAATAACTCGTCGCCATTGTGCaaacaatttccatataaaataacataaaactcgtaccaatttttgtttatgacATGCTGAAAAGAAAACACAACATCTGTCATCTTCAGCTGTGTTTTGACACTTGACGGTATGTTGACGTTTGCTTGAACTTCATGGGTAAGTGACATCACAAAGCATTTTACCTAGATGTTATCTGTTTTTGAatcaaaaatatcaaaaggGTAGACATTAACACAATTTTGATTTACtcgaaaaattaaattgctttaatATTGGACCCGttgtgttttaataatattttctttaaaattattttagcgCTCCAGTTTATTGTCAATGTATCCTTTTGCCTAACCTAACTATATAATTCCATTTTCACGAGAGGTTAGGTTtgtaatttttcataatttgaattggtataaataaaaaattatcaaaaattttGTGTATCTTAAAGGCtaaactttccaatatggacgATCGATTTAAAAgcccatatttttattgtagatagtactcactacaAGAAAGAGTTTTGCAAAGTTTTCGGTTGCGCAAACTTAAGTTCATgacttacatttttttaaacttttcatacaaattggtaaataacacgccattacaaattatatttgataaataattgatgtcaaacgtcaatcacttagtGTAGGGTTccgattattttaaaagaatcgATACTGCTCTTTGAAGAATTTTGATAAATCATTTGGATGCATACGAAGAACTACTGCGACTAACCGcgattaaatatgtatataaaatataataaattcatttcattgtttgcttgtctgccctacccctatagtgtatataaaagctcggaggcgcgcaggaaGAGCGGCCCTCACCCGCTGTAGCTTAGAATAAAATGCCTGTGCTTTGGTACGCAACTCTGGCAGCAAAAATCACTTGGAGGTGTTCCAATCAAGGTACAGAGTACCTACATAATCAGTAACATCGAATTTGGGCCACGGTTTCTAAATCGTTACCATTTTAACCTCAAAACTTTAACCATGAATATCTCCATAACCATGGGGCTGCGCAGGTTGGGGATGGCATAGGAGGCCCTCGTTATTTTTCTAGAACATTAACAATTACCAAACCATTAAACTTAAACACATTCTTCGGACCGGCCCGTGGTTAATCAGGTAGAGGAACCTTTATTTAAGTGGAAGACATCCTCCACGgccatatttaaattaatagaatGATATATGTTACATTGAAGCAAACcgaatttaaacataaacgaCCAATTATCAAAACCGCTAGAACAGCACCTAGCGGTGCcattataattatgatttgGAACGAGCTGTTTCTACTTAATTTGGGTTTTTATTAAAGCCGTGTGTAAAGCGGACCGCAGGCGTTCGTTAGTGGCCATGATTGCGGCATCGCTAATGGAATTAATAATTCACCACGTCGCATGGAAAAAATTCGGTTTGAGCTCTTCAAATGCTTTcaaaggttttttattttacgaagCATTAGAGAATATTTCAAATGCCTATATACGGCCTAGGAACTTACTGTTCATCTACCGAGCAAAAGTGTATTAAGCCAATCGTTACTAGCTATCGATGTATAACATCGTCGGTCTTACATTTAACTTCATGCAGTCACGTGACAACTACCATAGAATTTAGATTCGCCATCCCAGTCATAACATATCATAgttatattaagttaataaaactattaa comes from the Pieris brassicae chromosome 4, ilPieBrab1.1, whole genome shotgun sequence genome and includes:
- the LOC123708903 gene encoding beclin 1-associated autophagy-related key regulator isoform X1, whose product is MLFYMEIVCTMATSYLSENQAPRDFRVSSIESDGHYTKCPLCFTVKRNFYCADCVRNGNFVHSSLPYSDRFADKQAKIMRLKVNRQHILDICDKLLTPKLKKDVLVTETKRSKDKLELLRLAIDQRRNNVKVLKEKLIELENSNKELRLKLPRYQKRVASLGEHAQKQQFDVQKRINTYNEQAQDLAELRRSRIRQLNRYIFPVYISYDPSDSIEDMEFVGNDAEQEPPPRPQLHIVAPYIDIDGDDSHIQISVNQNKEACVASAPSMVAAHRATAALGLCAQLTALLAWTLDVRLPHAVSLSECVEAYSGSRRGVCRRLRLSGGAVCARAQIRAERSARGLAALHAIALAAAADDPAIGRVEPWSRSDSVQAQWEDLWEEEGREECGGGSGGEEGEDAEPEHLHWPENEQVEEMSSTPPATSLVTSAIASIWRGWKK
- the LOC123708903 gene encoding uncharacterized protein LOC123708903 isoform X2 encodes the protein MLSDSIEDMEFVGNDAEQEPPPRPQLHIVAPYIDIDGDDSHIQISVNQNKEACVASAPSMVAAHRATAALGLCAQLTALLAWTLDVRLPHAVSLSECVEAYSGSRRGVCRRLRLSGGAVCARAQIRAERSARGLAALHAIALAAAADDPAIGRVEPWSRSDSVQAQWEDLWEEEGREECGGGSGGEEGEDAEPEHLHWPENEQVEEMSSTPPATSLVTSAIASIWRGWKK